From one Formosa sediminum genomic stretch:
- the nadD gene encoding nicotinate (nicotinamide) nucleotide adenylyltransferase, translating to MKIGLYFGTFNPIHTGHLIIANHMAEYSDLEQIWLVVTPHNPFKKKSTLLDNHHRYEMVYQAIKDYEKLDVSDIEFKLPQPSYTINTLTYLLEKYPKHKFSLIMGEDNLKGFHKWKNSDIILENHELYVYPRITKDQTETTLKNHPKIHLIDAPIVEISSTFIRQAIRDGKNCKPLLSDPVAHYIDIMNFYK from the coding sequence ATGAAAATCGGGCTTTACTTCGGCACTTTTAACCCTATACATACAGGACATTTAATTATTGCAAACCACATGGCCGAATACAGCGATTTAGAGCAAATTTGGTTAGTTGTTACACCTCATAATCCCTTTAAGAAAAAAAGTACTCTATTGGATAATCACCATAGATACGAAATGGTATATCAAGCCATAAAAGATTATGAAAAACTTGATGTTAGTGATATAGAGTTTAAATTACCTCAACCTAGTTACACCATTAATACGCTTACTTATCTTTTAGAAAAATATCCTAAACATAAGTTTTCTTTAATTATGGGTGAAGATAATTTAAAAGGATTTCATAAATGGAAAAACAGCGATATAATTTTAGAAAACCACGAGCTTTATGTGTACCCCAGAATTACAAAAGATCAAACTGAAACAACACTTAAAAATCACCCTAAAATACATCTTATAGACGCTCCTATTGTTGAAATATCTTCAACCTTTATTAGACAAGCCATACGAGATGGAAAAAACTGTAAACCTTTACTTTCAGACCCTGTAGCACATTATATTGATATTATGAATTTTTACAAATAA